The following coding sequences are from one Ficedula albicollis isolate OC2 chromosome 14, FicAlb1.5, whole genome shotgun sequence window:
- the PGP gene encoding glycerol-3-phosphate phosphatase, with protein sequence MEFQPAGRREPPPLISAAVPVSAGTGCLVKAVETAAQREAFIVGKPNRFMFDCVAGEFQVDPARTIMVGDRLDTDILMGNDCGLTTLLTLTGVTVLDEVRGHQDSGCPARHSLVPDFYVDSIADLLPALGE encoded by the exons ATGGAATTCCAACCTGCTG GACGCCGAGAGCCTCCTCCCCtaatctctgctgctgttcctgtctctgcagggacaggatgCCTGGTGAAGGCCGTGGAGACGGCGGCGCAGCGCGAGGCCTTCATCGTGGGCAAGCCCAACCGCTTCATGTTTGACTGCGTGGCCGGCGAGTTCCAGGTGGACCCTGCACGCACCATCATGGTTGGGGACCGGCTGGACACGGACATCCTGATGGGCAACGACTGCGGCCTGACCACGCTGCTCACTCTGACCGGGGTCACGGTGCTGGATGAGGTGCGGGGCCACCAGGACAGTGGCTgtcctgccaggcacagcctggtCCCCGATTTCTACGTCGACAGCATCGCCGACCTGCTGCCGGCACTGGGGGAGTGA
- the BRICD5 gene encoding BRICHOS domain-containing protein 5, with translation MILFTSQSEMHFGTKGALRRANFNSCSSFFCPGSQDRRATAHFPAPSRTFWIILSVVLLFFAVVGVIVVGALSFSPSSAQAGSQLVRVTLQGQQDLLRNQTAVVDKARSTITYYITSQSNLSAVVLYDSRNGYVCYKPLEQRACYLRRMEPWDLQTLQMPLNSSEHSAEQLLQHNQTKFYREFLGIVAGEQVEPRGLGEAVQTLCEHTSIFWVRRGQGPGRQRLIYLCIDICFPSNICVSICFYYLPE, from the exons ATGATTCTGTTTACATCTCAGTCTGAAATGCACTTTGGAACAAAGGGGGCGTTACG AAGAGCCAATTTTAACTCCTGTTCCTCCTTCTTTTGCCCTGGCTCCCAGGACAGGAGGGCCACAGCacacttcccagctccctccaggaCCTTCTGGATCATCTTGTCCGTTGTCttgttgttttttgctgttgttggcGTCATTGTTGTGGGGGCTCTCAGcttctcccccagctctgctcag GCTGGCTCCCAGCTTGTCAGAGTGACACTCCAGGGCCAGCAGGACCTGCTGAGGAACCAGACAGCCGTGGTGGACAAGGCCAGGAGCACCATCACCTACTACATCACCTCACAGAGCAACCTGAGCGCCGTGGTGCTGTACGACAGCAGGAAC GGCTACGTGTGCTACAAGCCGCTGGAGCAGCGAGCCTGCTACCTGAGGAGGATGGAGCCCTGGGACCTGCAGACCCTGCAGATGCCTCTCAACTCCTCTGAGCACAGc gctgagcagctgctgcagcacaaccAGACCAAGTTCTACCGGGAGTTCCTGGGCATTGTGGCAGGGGAGCAGGTGGAGCCCAGGGGCCTGGGGGAGGCTGTGCAGACCCTGTGTGAGCACACATCCATCTTCTGGGTGCGGAGAGGGCAGG GCCCGGGGAGGCAGCGCCTCATCTACCTGTGCATTGACATCTGCTTCCCCAGCAACATCTGTGTGTCCATCTGCTTCTATTACCTGCCTGAGTAA
- the MLST8 gene encoding target of rapamycin complex subunit LST8 — protein MNAAQGTVGSDPVILATAGYDHTVRFWQAHSGICTRTVQHQDSQVNALEITPDRSMIAAAGYQHIRMYDLNSNNPNPVINYDGVSKNITSVGFHEDGRWMYTGGEDCMARIWDLRSRNLQCQRIFQVNAPINCVCLHPNQAELIVGDQSGAIHIWDLKTDHNEQLIPEPEVSVNSVHIDPDASYMAAVNSSGNCYVWNLTGGIGEEVTQLIPKTKIPAHKRYALQCKFSPDSTLLATCSADQTCKIWRTSNFSLMTELSIKSNNPGETSRGWMWDCAFSGDSQYIVTASSDNLARLWCVETGEIKREYSGHQKAVVCLAFNDSVLG, from the exons ATGAACGCGGCGCAGGGCACGGTGGGCAGCGACCCGGTCATCCTGGCCACGGCCGGCTACGACCACACGGTGCGGTTCTGGCAGGCGCACAGCGGCATCTGCACCCGCACGGTGCAGCACCAGGACTCC CAGGTGAACGCCCTGGAGATCACCCCGGACCGGAGCATGATCGCGGCCGCAG GGTACCAGCACATCCGCATGTACGACCTCAACTCCAACAACCCCAACCCCGTCATCAACTACGACGGCGTGAGCAAGAACATCACCTCGGTGGGGTTCCACGAGGACGGGCGCTGGATGTACACGGGCGGGGAGGATTGCATGGCCCGGATCTGGGACCTCAG GTCCCGCAACCTGCAGTGCCAGCGCATTTTCCAGGTGAACGCTCCCATCAACTGCGTCTGCCTGCACCCTAACCAG gcagagctgattGTGGGTGACCAGAGTGGGGCCATCCACATCTGGGACCTGAAGACTGACCACAACGAGCAGCTGATCCCCGAGCCCGAGGTGTCGGTGAACTCGGTGCACATCGACCCCGACGCCAGTTACATGGCAGCTGTGAACAGCTCG GGAAACTGCTACGTGTGGAACCTGACAGGTGGGATCGGTgaggaggtgacacagctgaTCCCCAAGACCAAGATCCCAGCACACAAGCGCTACGCCCTGCAGTGCAAGTTCAGCCCCGACTCCAC GCTCTTGGCCACCTGTTCTGCAGATCAGACGTGCAAGATCTGGAGGACTTCAAACTTCTCCCTGATGACAGAGCTGAGCATTAAGAGCAACAACCCTGGGGAGACGTCCCGGGGCTGGATGTGGGACTGTGCCTTCTCTGGGGACTCCCAGTACATTGTCACAG CCTCCTCTGATAACCTGGCCAGACTGTGGTGTGTGGAGACAGGAGAAATCAAGAGGGAATACAGTGGCCACCAGAAGGCCGTGGTCTGCCTGGCCTTCAATGACAGCGTGTTGGGATAA
- the LOC101819307 gene encoding hexosaminidase D-like isoform X3 translates to MAFQRSHRLNLLRLVVLLLVALAGIKFLFRDSFTLELHKHVSKDSGFWGDTGDIVQDIIPQSQILEVPAAKIIALKQKQQVPRDVSATEMRLVHLDLKGAAPRVSYLEQVFPLLSQLGANGVLMEYEDMFPFKGELEILRSPYAYSEEDIERIQQLAEQHKLEVVPLVQTFGHVEFILKHEKYQHLREVERFPNSFNPHVPDTLALLKSILSQVIEKHRRSTWIHIGADEVFHLGEGMDSKNWMSHNKGDVGTMYLKHIKEVLGFLTAQYWGLRVLMWDDMLRKISVGALRESGIAKHVSPVVWFYAPDFEAEQIVRGERLRGGLVRQRLQGHHGAGAGLDPAELPPEKPPELAEGDAGRATAGPAALAGRRAHRLAEVRSLLGALRAAASQHPLAGHLPADPGERGLHRRGKEESPGCAGLGERAAGAEHLRGQGSVPWGGDLPHGGAGEWAPEGEHP, encoded by the exons ATGGCCTTCCAGCGGAGCCACCGGCTGAACCTGCTGCGCCTCGTCGTGCTGCTCCTCGTGGCCTTGGCCGGCATCAAGTTCCTCTTCCGTGACAG CTTTACCCTGGAGCTGCACAAGCACGTCAGCAAGGACAGCGGGTTCTggggggacacaggtgacatcGTCCAGGACATCATCCCCCAGAGCCAGATTCTGGAGGTCCCTGCAGCAAAGATAATTGCCCTGAAGCAAAAACAGCAGGTCCCCAGGGATGTCAGTGCCACCGAGATGAGGCTGGTCCACCTGGACCTCAAGGGAGCTGCGCCCAGAGTCTCCTACCTGGAACAG gtGTTCCCCCTCCTGTCGCAGCTGGGAGCCAACGGAGTCCTCATGGAGTACGAGGACATGTTCCCCTTCAAGGGGGAGCTGGAAATCCTCAGGTCCCCATACGCTTAcag cgAGGAGGACATCGAACGGATCCAGCAGCTGGCGGAGCAACACAAGCTGGAGGTGGTTCCCCTGGTGCAGACCTTTGGCCATGTGGAG TTCATCCTCAAGCACGAGAAGTACCAGCACCTGCGGGAGGTCGAGCGCTTCCCCAACAGCTTCAACCCCCACGTCCCCGACACCCTGGCCCTGCTCAAGAGCATCCTGTCCCAGGTGATCGAGAAGCACCGCCGCTCCACCTGGATCCACATCGGCGCAGACGag GTTTTCCATCTTGGGGAGGGGATGGACTCCAAGAACTGGATGAGCCACAACAAGGGCGACGTGGGAACCATGTACCTGAAGCACATCAAGGAGGTTCTGGGCTTCCTCACGGCTCAGTACTGGGGGCTGCGGGTGCTCATGTGGGACGACATGCTGAGGAAGATCAGCGTGGGAGCCCTGCggg AGTCCGGGATAGCGAAGCACGTCTCACCCGTGGTGTGGTTCTACGCGCCCGACTTCGAGGCTGAGCAGATCG TACGTGGAGAGCGGCTTCGAGGCGGTTTGGTTCGCCAGCGCCTTCAAGGGCACCACGGGGCCGGCGCAGGCCTGGACCCCGCTGAGCTACCACCTGAAAAACCACCTGAGCTGGCTGAAGGTGATGCAGGCCGTGCCACGGCTGGCCCCGCTGCGCTTGCAGGGCGTCGTGCTCACCGGCTGGCAGAG gtACGATCACTACTCGGTGCTCTGCGAGCTGCTGCCAGTCAGCATCCCCTCGCTGGCCATCTGCCTGCAGACCCTGGTGAACG GGGGCTTCACAGAAGAGGCAAAGAGGAAAGtcctggatgtgctgggctTGGAGAGcgtgcagctggagcagagcacctG cgAGGGCAGGGGAGCGTTCCCTGGGGTGGAGATCTACCACATGGTGGAGCAG
- the LOC101819307 gene encoding hexosaminidase D-like isoform X2, which yields MAFQRSHRLNLLRLVVLLLVALAGIKFLFRDSFTLELHKHVSKDSGFWGDTGDIVQDIIPQSQILEVPAAKIIALKQKQQVPRDVSATEMRLVHLDLKGAAPRVSYLEQVFPLLSQLGANGVLMEYEDMFPFKGELEILRSPYAYSEEDIERIQQLAEQHKLEVVPLVQTFGHVEFILKHEKYQHLREVERFPNSFNPHVPDTLALLKSILSQVIEKHRRSTWIHIGADEVFHLGEGMDSKNWMSHNKGDVGTMYLKHIKEVLGFLTAQYWGLRVLMWDDMLRKISVGALRESGIAKHVSPVVWFYAPDFEAEQIVPFLTKYVESGFEAVWFASAFKGTTGPAQAWTPLSYHLKNHLSWLKVMQAVPRLAPLRLQGVVLTGWQRYDHYSVLCELLPVSIPSLAICLQTLVNGGFTEEAKRKVLDVLGLESVQLEQSTWCVARGGRGQGSVPWGGDLPHGGAGEWAPEGEHP from the exons ATGGCCTTCCAGCGGAGCCACCGGCTGAACCTGCTGCGCCTCGTCGTGCTGCTCCTCGTGGCCTTGGCCGGCATCAAGTTCCTCTTCCGTGACAG CTTTACCCTGGAGCTGCACAAGCACGTCAGCAAGGACAGCGGGTTCTggggggacacaggtgacatcGTCCAGGACATCATCCCCCAGAGCCAGATTCTGGAGGTCCCTGCAGCAAAGATAATTGCCCTGAAGCAAAAACAGCAGGTCCCCAGGGATGTCAGTGCCACCGAGATGAGGCTGGTCCACCTGGACCTCAAGGGAGCTGCGCCCAGAGTCTCCTACCTGGAACAG gtGTTCCCCCTCCTGTCGCAGCTGGGAGCCAACGGAGTCCTCATGGAGTACGAGGACATGTTCCCCTTCAAGGGGGAGCTGGAAATCCTCAGGTCCCCATACGCTTAcag cgAGGAGGACATCGAACGGATCCAGCAGCTGGCGGAGCAACACAAGCTGGAGGTGGTTCCCCTGGTGCAGACCTTTGGCCATGTGGAG TTCATCCTCAAGCACGAGAAGTACCAGCACCTGCGGGAGGTCGAGCGCTTCCCCAACAGCTTCAACCCCCACGTCCCCGACACCCTGGCCCTGCTCAAGAGCATCCTGTCCCAGGTGATCGAGAAGCACCGCCGCTCCACCTGGATCCACATCGGCGCAGACGag GTTTTCCATCTTGGGGAGGGGATGGACTCCAAGAACTGGATGAGCCACAACAAGGGCGACGTGGGAACCATGTACCTGAAGCACATCAAGGAGGTTCTGGGCTTCCTCACGGCTCAGTACTGGGGGCTGCGGGTGCTCATGTGGGACGACATGCTGAGGAAGATCAGCGTGGGAGCCCTGCggg AGTCCGGGATAGCGAAGCACGTCTCACCCGTGGTGTGGTTCTACGCGCCCGACTTCGAGGCTGAGCAGATCG TGCCGTTCCTCACCAAGTACGTGGAGAGCGGCTTCGAGGCGGTTTGGTTCGCCAGCGCCTTCAAGGGCACCACGGGGCCGGCGCAGGCCTGGACCCCGCTGAGCTACCACCTGAAAAACCACCTGAGCTGGCTGAAGGTGATGCAGGCCGTGCCACGGCTGGCCCCGCTGCGCTTGCAGGGCGTCGTGCTCACCGGCTGGCAGAG gtACGATCACTACTCGGTGCTCTGCGAGCTGCTGCCAGTCAGCATCCCCTCGCTGGCCATCTGCCTGCAGACCCTGGTGAACG GGGGCTTCACAGAAGAGGCAAAGAGGAAAGtcctggatgtgctgggctTGGAGAGcgtgcagctggagcagagcacctGGTGTGTGGCACGTGGTGGG cgAGGGCAGGGGAGCGTTCCCTGGGGTGGAGATCTACCACATGGTGGAGCAG
- the LOC101819307 gene encoding hexosaminidase D-like isoform X4, giving the protein MAFQRSHRLNLLRLVVLLLVALAGIKFLFRDSFTLELHKHVSKDSGFWGDTGDIVQDIIPQSQILEVPAAKIIALKQKQQVPRDVSATEMRLVHLDLKGAAPRVSYLEQVFPLLSQLGANGVLMEYEDMFPFKGELEILRSPYAYSEEDIERIQQLAEQHKLEVVPLVQTFGHVEFILKHEKYQHLREVERFPNSFNPHVPDTLALLKSILSQVIEKHRRSTWIHIGADEVFHLGEGMDSKNWMSHNKGDVGTMYLKHIKEVLGFLTAQYWGLRVLMWDDMLRKISVGALRESGIAKHVSPVVWFYAPDFEAEQIVRGERLRGGLVRQRLQGHHGAGAGLDPAELPPEKPPELAEGDAGRATAGPAALAGRRAHRLAEVRSLLGALRAAASQHPLAGHLPADPGERGLHRRGKEESPGCAGLGERAAGAEHLVCGTWWARAGERSLGWRSTTWWSR; this is encoded by the exons ATGGCCTTCCAGCGGAGCCACCGGCTGAACCTGCTGCGCCTCGTCGTGCTGCTCCTCGTGGCCTTGGCCGGCATCAAGTTCCTCTTCCGTGACAG CTTTACCCTGGAGCTGCACAAGCACGTCAGCAAGGACAGCGGGTTCTggggggacacaggtgacatcGTCCAGGACATCATCCCCCAGAGCCAGATTCTGGAGGTCCCTGCAGCAAAGATAATTGCCCTGAAGCAAAAACAGCAGGTCCCCAGGGATGTCAGTGCCACCGAGATGAGGCTGGTCCACCTGGACCTCAAGGGAGCTGCGCCCAGAGTCTCCTACCTGGAACAG gtGTTCCCCCTCCTGTCGCAGCTGGGAGCCAACGGAGTCCTCATGGAGTACGAGGACATGTTCCCCTTCAAGGGGGAGCTGGAAATCCTCAGGTCCCCATACGCTTAcag cgAGGAGGACATCGAACGGATCCAGCAGCTGGCGGAGCAACACAAGCTGGAGGTGGTTCCCCTGGTGCAGACCTTTGGCCATGTGGAG TTCATCCTCAAGCACGAGAAGTACCAGCACCTGCGGGAGGTCGAGCGCTTCCCCAACAGCTTCAACCCCCACGTCCCCGACACCCTGGCCCTGCTCAAGAGCATCCTGTCCCAGGTGATCGAGAAGCACCGCCGCTCCACCTGGATCCACATCGGCGCAGACGag GTTTTCCATCTTGGGGAGGGGATGGACTCCAAGAACTGGATGAGCCACAACAAGGGCGACGTGGGAACCATGTACCTGAAGCACATCAAGGAGGTTCTGGGCTTCCTCACGGCTCAGTACTGGGGGCTGCGGGTGCTCATGTGGGACGACATGCTGAGGAAGATCAGCGTGGGAGCCCTGCggg AGTCCGGGATAGCGAAGCACGTCTCACCCGTGGTGTGGTTCTACGCGCCCGACTTCGAGGCTGAGCAGATCG TACGTGGAGAGCGGCTTCGAGGCGGTTTGGTTCGCCAGCGCCTTCAAGGGCACCACGGGGCCGGCGCAGGCCTGGACCCCGCTGAGCTACCACCTGAAAAACCACCTGAGCTGGCTGAAGGTGATGCAGGCCGTGCCACGGCTGGCCCCGCTGCGCTTGCAGGGCGTCGTGCTCACCGGCTGGCAGAG gtACGATCACTACTCGGTGCTCTGCGAGCTGCTGCCAGTCAGCATCCCCTCGCTGGCCATCTGCCTGCAGACCCTGGTGAACG GGGGCTTCACAGAAGAGGCAAAGAGGAAAGtcctggatgtgctgggctTGGAGAGcgtgcagctggagcagagcacctGGTGTGTGGCACGTGGTGGG cgAGGGCAGGGGAGCGTTCCCTGGGGTGGAGATCTACCACATGGTGGAGCAG